The DNA sequence CGTCGTGTTTGCCGGCTATAAGTGGTTAATGTTTCAAATCCATGGATCGACGGCAGAAAAAGACTTCCAAGTGATGATTGAAGAAGGTGCAACACTCAAAGACGTGTTAAAAAAGCTTGAAGATGAAAATATGCTCGGAAATGCGAACTACCGTTCGTTATACATGCGTTTTTACGAAGCTGATTATACGTATCAAGCTGGGGAGTACGAAATTAAACGAGGGATGACGTTGGAGCAAACGCTCGCGAAATTCCAAAAAGGGGAAGTCGTCAAGCCAAAAACGGTGAAAGTGACAATTCCTGAAGGATGGAACGTGAAGCAAATTGCGCGCCGCTTAGCGGAGAACAACTTAGGTGACGAGAAGAAGTATATGCAACTTTTTTCTGACCGCAGCTATTATTTTAAGAAGCAAAAAGAGTTTGCGTTTCTGCCACCCTTGAAAAAGCGAACGAAATACCCCTTTGAAGGCTATTTGTTCCCGGCCACGTATGAGTTTGTGCTTGATGCGAAGGAAGAAGACGTCATCGAAAGAATGTTGCAGCAAATGCAAGTCGTCGTCGACAAGCTAGCTGAACAGTATCCGCAAGTTCAAACGAATACGTTAAGGGTATTTACACTCGCTTCGATTATTGAAAAGGAAACGGCAGTCGTCAAGGAACGCCCGCGCGTCGCTGGCGTCTTTGCCAATCGTTTAAAAGTGGGGCAAATCTTACAGTCCGATGCGACAGTTGAGTACGCCCACGGAAAGTATTTGAAGAAGGTTTTGTATAAACATTTGGAAATCGATGACCTATATAATACGTACCGCTATGAAGGTTTACCGCCAGGGCCGATTGCCGCTCCTTCCCTTAGCGCACTCTCGGCGGCAGTGTCCCCGGAAAAACACAATTATTACTATTTTGTCACGAAAAAGGACGGCAGTAGGACGCACTATTTCGCCGAGACGTTAGCGGAACACGAGTCGAATATTGCGAAAAGTGAACAGACGGGGAAAGAGTAAACGAAGCAGCGCGTCCTGTAAACAGCCGAACATTTCTTTTCTTACAGAGCATGTCATACAATGGTATAAATTTTCTAGCGCTAGCCCAAAATAACGTAATAAAAGGAGGCTAGCGCGCAATGAAAAAATGGGTAGCAACAGCGCTATCTTTTGTTATCGTTCTATCGTTCGTTCCGATGCCCCTTCATGCGGCTACTGTCGACTTGGCGCCGCACGCGAAATCAGCCGTGTTGATGGATATGGATACCGGAACCGTTTTGTATGAGAAAGACAGTCATCAACCTTTACCTCCGGCTAGTATTACGAAAATTATGACAATGCTTCTTCTGATGGAGGCGGTCGCGCAAGGGAAGACGTCGCTTGACGAGCGCGTACGCGTGAGTGACTACGCGGCCTCAATGGGCGGGTCACAAATATATCTCGAAGTCGGCGAGGAAATGTCAATCAGTGATTTGTTGAAAGGGATTGCGATCGCCTCAGGGAACGACGCATCGGTCGCCATAGCCGAACATCTCGCCGGTACGGAAGAACAGTTTGTGCAACTGATGAACGAACGGGCGGAAGAGCTCGGGATGAAAGATACGCGTTTCGTCAACTCGAACGGCTTGCCGGCTGACGAACAGCGTACCTCGGCGCACGACATTGCCATCATGTCGCGGGAATTGCTGAAGCACGAAGGAATTACGAAGTTTACGAAGCTGTATCAAGACTATTTGCGGCAAGAGACGGATCGCCCGTTTTGGCTCGTCAACACGAATAAGCTGGTCAAGTTTTACGACGGCGTCGACGGGCTGAAAACGGGCTATACGTCGGAGGCGAAGTTTTGTTTGTCAGCGACGGCGAAGCGCGGCGATTTTCGCGTCATCGCGGTCGTCATGGGCGAACCGAACACAAAAACCCGCAATGCGGAAGTGAGCCGCATGCTCGACTACGCTTTTAACCAGTTTACGAACCACGTACTCGTCCGCTCCGGTGAACGACTCGGCCACGTGCGCGTCGACAAAGGTGAACCGGCGCAATTGACGGTAAAAGCGCCACACCAATTTAGTATTTTGGCAAAAAAAGGGAGTAAGCGCGAAGACTTTCAAACGAACGTCAGATGGAAAAAGGCGTTAAAGGCGCCCCTCAAGGCCGGCGATGCGATCGGCGAATTCGAAGTGACGCGCGGCGACGAAACAGTGAACAAAATTGTATTGACAGCGAACAAAGACGTCCCCCGCGCGACGTGGTGGACGATGACGAAGCGCACGCTGAAAAAAATGTTGTTCATTGATAGCGACGCGCGCGATCCGGAGCAGGAAAAGGATTAGCGCCAAATGAAGGCGGCGGTTTGTGGCTATTCTTTGCAGGTAACTTTGTGAACTCGAGGCGGATCTTGCCGAATTTCCTCGAGTTTTTTCTTCTTTTGTCGACGGGCAGGATTTCCCCTCACAAATACCGAACAGCTAGTCTAATGGCACGCATGCAACCGCTCGCCTCGCTAAACGCGTACGACGAGCAATCGTTAGGTCGAGGAGAGTCTGCATGTACGCAAAGCAGTCAGGCTTTGGGCGAGCCGGGCTTTGTGCAGGTTGCATGGACGCAATTGCTTGCATCGGCGCATGCGTGGAAGGTGACAAAACTATTCGGTACATGTTAAAGGAGTGAGTGACAGTGAGTTTGCAGATTGAACTTAAACCGCGCCGCGACATTTTAGTCGTCCGCCTTTCTGGTGAATTGGATCACCATACGGCGGACGGGGTGCGCCGGCAAATTGACGAAGCGATAGTGCGGGACGGCTATACCCACCTCGTCTTCAGTTTGCGCGAGCTGACGTTTATGGACAGTTCCGGTCTCGGGGTCATTCTCGGACGCTATAAACGCATTAACCAGCAAAACGGCACCTTAGCCGTTTGCGCCCTGTCACCGGCTGTGAAAAAACTGTTTGATTTATCGGGTATGCACAAAATTTTAAGGGCTTACGAGCGAGAGGAAGAGGCACTCGCTTCGTTAGGGGTGGCATCATGAGCGAGATGACGAAAAATTACATGCGCTTAGAGTTTGCGAGTGTGTCCGCCAATGAAGCGTTTGCGCGCGTCGCCGTCGCGTCGTTCATCTCCCAACTCGACCCGACGCTGGAAGAGTTGACCGACATTAAAACAGTTGTGTCGGAAGCAGTTACGAACGCGATTATCCACGGCTACGGAAGCAACCCGGGGAAGACGGTCGTCATCGAGACGGCAATCGCCGACAACCGCGTCGAAATCGCGATTCAAGATCACGGCGTCGGAATCGAAAATGTGGATGAGGCGAGGCAGCCGCTGTACACGTCGAAACCGGAGCTGGAGCGGTCGGGAATGGGCTTTACGATAATGGAAAATTTTATGGATAGTTGTGAAATTATGTCAGCGCCAAACGCGGGGACGACGGTTAAACTCGTCAAATACTTACAAGCTAGCCCGCTACTTAAGCGGTAGGGGATGCCAATGGATACGGACGTACGCAATGCACGGCATCCTTATTTGTCGGATGAAGAAGTAAAGAGGCTCATTAAGCAAAGCCAAGTAGGTGACGGGGAAGCGCGCGAACGGCTCATCCACCATAACATACGGTTAGTATGGTCGGTCGTGCAGCGATTTATTAACCGCGGTTACGAAGCGGACGATTTGTTTCAAATCGGTTGCATCGGCCTCCTTAAGGCGGTCGATAAATTTGACCTTTCGTACGACGTCAAATTTTCGACGTATGCCGTGCCGATGATTATCGGGGAAATACAGCGTTTCCTACGCGACGACGGCGCCATTAAAGTGAGTCGCTCGCTGAAGGAGACGGCCAACCGCATCCGCAAAACGAAGGATGAGTTATCCAAAAAACTCGGGCGACTGCCGACGATTAGCGAAATTGCGGAAGCGATGGAAATTGCGCCGGAAGAAGTCGTCTTTGCACAAGAGGCGAACCGCGCGCCGTCGTCGATCCACGAAAAAGTGTACGAAAACGACGGTGACCCGATTACGCTCATGGATCAAATTGCCGATGAGCAAGGGGGCGGCTGGTTCGACAAAGTCGTGCTGCGCGAAGCGATCGCCCGCTTGAACGAGCGGGAGAAGCTCATCGTCTACTTGCGTTATTACAAAGATCAGACGCAAGCGGAAGTTGCCGAGCGTTTAGGCATTTCCCAAGTGCAAGTGTCGCGGTTAGAGAAAAAAATATTGCTACAAATGCGGGATCATATGGAGGCGTGAAGCGCCTCGTTTTTTTTCGCTCCAACCACACATACTACTGACACACGCGTTGCGCGCACACGTTGCGAGCGGCGTGAGGAATTGGCCTCTCATACGTTGTGAGCACCGCGGAGACACATCTGTACAGATCGCATATCTGTATAGATGAAGACACGCGAGCGCGCCAAAAAGGTGTGAGGCTATGTGAGGGTGCAGGTGAGGACATGATGTCGCAATCACAAGAAAAAGTGTACATTCGCCTCAAAAAACGTCAGACGGTCACGGCCGGCGAGACGGTTACACTGGGCGATATTGCCAACGTGCTCGCCCTAGAGGAGCAGCAGGGCCTACGCGAACTACCTCTGTTGCGCGTCCCTTCCGGTGAGCACTTTATCGTCGTCGACGCATTGGACGTAATTGCACAAATCCTCCGCGTCCATCCGGCGCTTCACGTGGAGGCGGTCGGCGCTACAGACACGATCTTGGAGGTAAAAAAGAAGCGTTACGTACCGTCGTACGCAGCACTCGTCGCCGTCTGGTTACTCCTGTTTGTCGGTTCTGGCCTTGCCATTATGAATTTCCATGCCGACGTGAGTATGTTGGACGTACACCGGCGGCTCTACTATTTACTCACGGGGGAACAGTCTGCCCGCCCGCTAATTTTACAAATCCCGTATTCTGTCGGCGTAGGGATCGGCATGATCGTGTTTTTCAATCGGCTGTTCAAACGGCGCTTTAACGAAGAACCGTCGCCGTTAGAAGTGGAAATGTTTTTGTACCAGGAGAGTATCGATCAATACGTCGTACAGCGCGAACGCGAGCAAGGGCAGGGTAGTGAATCCCAGGAACAAGGCGGCAGGGGTATATGACGGTCGTCTTAATTTTTATAGGATTAGCGGGCGGCATCGCTGTCGGCAGCGCGTTCGTCGCTTTGCTAACTGTTTTAGACATCGTTCCCCGTTTACACCAACTGACGTGCACGACGCGCCACGTCGGCTGGTCCGAACAGGCGATTGCCGTCGGGGCAGTTTTTTGGACGTGTGCCGATTTTTTTGACTGGCAGTGGACGATTCCCGCGGCTGGGCTCGTCCTCGTCGGCTTACTAGCAGGTTGTTTTGTCGGCATGCTCGCCGCAGCTTTAACGGAAGTGCTCAACGTCTTGCCCATTTTAAGTAAGCGGCTGGCAATGGAACGGTGGTTGTTTTATTTGCTCATGGCGATGGTGTTAGGAAAAGTGTGTGGCTCCCTCCTACAGTGGCTCCTCGTGGAGTAACGTGTTCACTCGCACAGTGGCGCCCAGCCGATCAGCCTTTAATTTGCTGTACAAGGACAGAATACGGCCGTGCACTGTTGTTAGATTCCACCGCATATGCTATCATTCTTAATAATTTTAAAAAGCGCTGCTAGAGGGGAGACCCGTGACACCGATGAAATTACACGGAACGAGTCACATTAACGAAAAAGGCCATTTAACGATCGGCGGTTGTGATACGGTCGAGTTGGCCGCACAATTTGGTACACCGCTTTACGTATTAGACGAACAACTGATCAGGGAGCGCTGCCGCGCCTACGTGGCCGCGTTTCGCCAAGCGAATGTTGACTTTCAAGTCGCTTACGCGAGTAAGGCGATGAGTACGTTGGCCATATGCCGTTTAATAGAGGAGGAAGGGTTGGCGCTCGATGTCGTATCCGACGGCGAGTTGTACACGGCATTACAAGCGGGCTTTCCACCGGAGCGCATCCACTTTCACGGAAACAATAAATCGCTTGCCGAACTGACGATGGCCCTCGATGCGAACATCGGAGGCATTGTCGTCGATAACTTTACCGAATTGCACATGTTACGTACATTAGCGAGCGAACGACAGCAGCATGTGCACATATTGTTGCGCTTATCGCCCGGCGTCGAGGCGCATACGCACGCGTACATTCAAACCGGGCAGGAGGATTCGAAGTTCGGGTTTGACCTCGCTAGCGGGCAAGCGGCCAAAGCGGTAGAGATCTGCCAGCGTTCGCCAGAGATCAGCCTGTTAGGGTTTCACAGTCACATCGGGTCACAAATTTTTGACGTGCAGGGGTATCGCATGACAATCCGAAAACTGGCGCAATTCTCGCAAGAGTGCTACGAGTCGTACGGTCATGTGAGTGAAGTGGTCAATATCGGGGGAGGCTTCGGTATTCACTACTGTGAAGGCGACAAACCGCTAACGGCGGAACGGTATATCGAGGCGATTGTCGCTGAGGTGCGCGCTTCGTTTACCCATCAGCCGCTGCCGGCGATTTGGATCGAGCCGGGTCGCAGCATCGTCGGAGAAGCGGGAACGACGCTTTACCGCGTCGGTACAGAAAAACGCATCCCAGGCATTCGTCATTACGTCGCAGTCGACGGCGGCATGGCGGACAATCCGCGCCCCGCGCTGTATCAAGCAAAATATGCGGCGCTCGTCGCGAACAAGGCAGGGAAGCCAGCGACACAAACCGTCTCGATCGCCGGAAAATGCTGTGAAAGCGGCGATATGCTCATTTGGGACGTCGCACTGCCCGACCTCGCACAAGGGGACGTACTAGCTGTCCTCAGTACGGGAGCGTACAACTACTCGATGGCGAGCAACTACAACCGCCTGCGCCGTCCGGCTGCGGTGTTAGTGAACGACGGCAACGCCGACGTGATCGTACAGCGGGAGACGTTTGCCGATTTGACGCGCCACGACGTCATCCCAGCGCGTCTGCAGAAGCCGACGACGGTGTCGCCGGAAGTGGCCGATATCAAGTAGCAGATGCCGCCGGAAGACGGGTCGGAATGTCGGCCGGAATATACTAAGACTAGAACGAGTGCCGCAGAAGCTACCGGCACTCGTTCCTAGTTTTGGCCTTCCTGCCCCGTTAGATTGCTTGTTTTTGCCCCCTTTTGGTATAATATCACCATTAGTAGGTGATTAGCCCGTGCAAATAGAGTTGAAATTAGAGGCGTTCGAAGGCCCGCTCGATTTGTTGCTCTACTTAATCGAGCGGGCCGAAATTGACGTGTTCGACATCCCCATTAGCGCTGTGACAGAGCAGTATATGGAAGTACTCACTGAGATGCAGCGGCTAGAGTTGGAGGTTGCGAGTGAGTTTTTAGTGATGGCGGCAACGCTGTTAGCGATGAAGAGCCGCATGCTTCTGCCGCAGCCGGAACCGGACCCGCTCAGCGACTTGTACGACGAAGAAGAAGAGCTGATCGACCCGCGCGAACAGTTAATTATGCGCCTCATCGAATATAAGCGGTTCAAAATGTTAGCCGAAAAGCTAAAAGCGCGCGGCAGTGAGCGCGCCCAAGTTTTTTCCCGTTTGCCGGCCGATCTCGGTCGGTTTATGCCGCCGGAAGAGCCGCCCCGCGTACAGGACGTTTCCGTCTACCAGCTTATCGACGCGTTTCAAACCGTGCTACAAAAAACGAAGCCTGCTCAGCCGCGGGTAAGAAGCGTCCAACGGGAGGAGCTGTCGATTCAAGAGCAGATCGATGCGTTGCGCGCCCAGTTGCAGCAGAACGAGCAACTCTTTTTTTCCGAGTTGTTCGAAGAGATGCCGACGCGGGAGGCGGTGATCGTCACCTTTCTCGCGCTGCTCGAATTAATGAAAAAGCGAGAAGTGACGTGTTGGCAAGACGGTCGCTTCGCAGAGATTGTCATTAGCGCGTATGCGAAGTGAGTGAACACTCGTGCACGGGCATACGATTAGGACGTACGAGGTGGAATGTTTGCATGGATGATGTCTGCATGGATGATACGGAACTAAAAGCAGTGTTGGAAGGGTTGTTGTTTATCGCCGGAGACGAAGGATTAACTGTCAAGCAGTTGGCTAACGTCCTCGAGATGACGAAGGAAGAAGCAAAAGATTTGGCCGACGACTTGCAAGCCGATTACGAGCGGCAGCGGAGGGGGCTAAAGATCGCAGTCGTCGCCGGGGCGTATCAATTGACGACTCGTCCAGAGCACGCGCCTTATTTTACGGCATTCGCGGTGTCCCCGAACGCGTCGACATTGTCCCAGGCCGCGTTAGAGACGCTGGCGATCGTCGCTTATAAACAGCCAATTACGCGGGCGGAAATCGAAGATATTCGCGGGGTAAAAAGTGAACGTCCGCTACATACGCTCAGTGCGAAACGTCTCATTAAAGAAGTCGGACGGGCGGAAGGGATAGGCCGTCCCATTTTGTACGGAACGACCGAGGAGTTCTTGACGAGCTTCGGGTTACAAAGTCTCGAGGCGCTGCCGCCGCTCGACGAAACGGTCGACCGCGAGGACGTCGAAGCGGAGCACGAGGAACTGTTCGCTAAACTGGCTCCGCCGTCTCGGGAGGAGTAAACAATCGTTTGCCAATCGAATGCCGTCAACATTAATTCTGACAATAATAAACGAAAGCTGGCGGTATGTTGAGGGGCACCATTTTTATGTCGATATTAGCAAAACGCGATTTAAGCTGTTTTTTCATTTGCAACGAGTATTGAAAGGCGATAAACTGTCCCCCCGGTTTCAACGTCTGCACAACGCCGTCTAAAATTTTGTTGCGTACGCTTTGCGGGAAGTTAGCAAAGGGCAATCCGGAAAGAATGTAATCGGCGTGACGTATTCCCGCTGCCTGCATCTCGGCGTGAATATGTTCCGCATTTTGACAAAAGTGGAGGTTGGCGTACTCGCTCTGTAGCCGCTGCCGCATCTCGCCATCTTGTTCAAACACGAGCACCGTACAACCGTCAGGTTTTGCTTCGTGAAGATAGCTGGTAAAAACGCCGGTACCCGCCCCTAGCTCGATGACACAATTGCTTTCCTCCCAAGTGATCCGCTCGGTCATCGCTCGCGCCAAGTAGAGTGAACTCGGGGTGATACTCCCGATTTTTTTAGGCGATACAAAAAATTTCTTCAAAAATAGCATTTTATCGACTAATGTACCTGTCGTTTTTTCCACTTCATCCACTCCCAGTCGTGTATCAGACTTTTTTTGTAAAAAACAGCTACATGTGACTATGTGTCGACGAAAACGATATGTCAACTGCAAGACGCGCAATGTTAGATAACATAACGATAAGTGACCGTTATTAAGAAAATTAGCCGAGCAACCTTAATTTTTAAAAAAAATGAACGATGCATAAGCCCGGACGATTTAGGGAAAAATTTCTAACGTTGTAAAGGGGTGGGGCTTATCGTTTGGGTTGTCTCTGGGTTTATCTGCTTATTAATAGTGTTAGTCATTTTACACTTTTTGATAATAAAAGTCGAGCTCACTTACGAGCGCGAACGAAAAAATGATGTGTTCGTCCTAACAGTTACAACGCTTGGCGGGCTCATAAAGTTGCGGCGGAACATTTCGCTCGTCGACCTTGAATTAAAAGACCTCAGTGTAGAGCTACGCGAACAAAAGCGTGGAGCGTCCCCGTCTGACCAGCCGACTAAGAAGCGGCTAACTGTTGCGGAGATCGTGCAGCGCTATAAACGTTGGCAGCAGTGGGTGTCGCGCATTACCGGCTTATATGCAATTGCGCAGGCATTTTTAAAAAAGGTGCGTTGCAAAAAGCTCGTATGGCATACGACGATTGGCACGGAGGACGCTGCGGTTACTGGTGCGCTTACTGGGATGATCTGGGGTTTGCAAACCGCAGCGGCCAGCTTTGGCTGCCACTCTTTGCGCATGGAGACGGAACCTCAAATCGCGGTGAGCCCAAATTTTAGTCTGCCGGCCTTCGAGGTGCATTTTTGCTGCATACTTCAATTTCGCCTCGGGCAGGCTATATTTGCTGGGACGCGTATTTTCCTTCATCTAAAGAAGAGTGGAAGGAGTGAACAGAAGTGGCGGAACACCCCATCCAAAGCTTAATGAAGACCTCGATGGAAAACATTAAAGAAATGATCGATGTCAATACGATCGTCGGCGATCCGGTGGAGACGCCAGACGGCAGTGTCATTTTACCCGTGTCGAAAGTCGGGTTTGGCTTCGCAGCCGGCGGTAGCGAATTCCCGCCGCCAGAGCGCAATAAAGGGGCAGGCGACTCGCTAGATAGTGAACAAAAGTTGCCGTTTGGCGGCGGCAGCGGGGGCGGTGTGTCGATTACACCGATCGCCTTTCTCATCGTCAATGCACAAGGGGTTAAAGTGCTCAGTTTGGACCACGCGACACACCTGTACGATCGCTTACTCGACATGGCGCCGACCGTCGTGGAAAAAATTCAACACATGGCGAAGGGTAAACGCGGGCAGGCAGGGCAAATGGGGTCTGCGGGGCAAAATTGTAGGCCGAACGAATTTGGCGCAAATTGACAGAGAGTTCCGTTCAGTGCGGGTTGTCGTCTAGAACCGTTCCAATGGGGACGGTTTTTTTTATGTTGCTCATACGCTTATTTGTGCGCCATGCGTGTGCAGTTGCCGTGGTGCGGGCATATGCGTAGCTTGTACTCATATACATATATAAACGAACGACGGGACAAGGGGAGACGACGTGTGAAGTGGAGTGTGCGGAGGGCAGTGTGGTTGCGGTGCGTTTGCTGTTTTGCACTGACGGGGGCGGTGGCGTTCGCGGACGTCAATCTGTCCGGAGGGAGTGCAAAAGCAACAGTGGACACTGCTGCTGTGCAAGCGAGGGCGGGGCATGCAAACACGGAAGAGAGCGAAAAGGTTGACCGCGAGAATACAGTGGCAGACACGGACGTGGCCCAACCGGAAGTGAGTGCGAAAGCAGCAGTGTTAGTCGACGTAAACAGCGGACGCGTGCTGTATGAGAAAAACGCC is a window from the Numidum massiliense genome containing:
- the mltG gene encoding endolytic transglycosylase MltG; protein product: MKKWLIGIGVAIVVLGIVVFAGYKWLMFQIHGSTAEKDFQVMIEEGATLKDVLKKLEDENMLGNANYRSLYMRFYEADYTYQAGEYEIKRGMTLEQTLAKFQKGEVVKPKTVKVTIPEGWNVKQIARRLAENNLGDEKKYMQLFSDRSYYFKKQKEFAFLPPLKKRTKYPFEGYLFPATYEFVLDAKEEDVIERMLQQMQVVVDKLAEQYPQVQTNTLRVFTLASIIEKETAVVKERPRVAGVFANRLKVGQILQSDATVEYAHGKYLKKVLYKHLEIDDLYNTYRYEGLPPGPIAAPSLSALSAAVSPEKHNYYYFVTKKDGSRTHYFAETLAEHESNIAKSEQTGKE
- a CDS encoding D-alanyl-D-alanine carboxypeptidase family protein; this translates as MKKWVATALSFVIVLSFVPMPLHAATVDLAPHAKSAVLMDMDTGTVLYEKDSHQPLPPASITKIMTMLLLMEAVAQGKTSLDERVRVSDYAASMGGSQIYLEVGEEMSISDLLKGIAIASGNDASVAIAEHLAGTEEQFVQLMNERAEELGMKDTRFVNSNGLPADEQRTSAHDIAIMSRELLKHEGITKFTKLYQDYLRQETDRPFWLVNTNKLVKFYDGVDGLKTGYTSEAKFCLSATAKRGDFRVIAVVMGEPNTKTRNAEVSRMLDYAFNQFTNHVLVRSGERLGHVRVDKGEPAQLTVKAPHQFSILAKKGSKREDFQTNVRWKKALKAPLKAGDAIGEFEVTRGDETVNKIVLTANKDVPRATWWTMTKRTLKKMLFIDSDARDPEQEKD
- the spoIIAA gene encoding anti-sigma F factor antagonist, with protein sequence MSLQIELKPRRDILVVRLSGELDHHTADGVRRQIDEAIVRDGYTHLVFSLRELTFMDSSGLGVILGRYKRINQQNGTLAVCALSPAVKKLFDLSGMHKILRAYEREEEALASLGVAS
- the spoIIAB gene encoding anti-sigma F factor; protein product: MSEMTKNYMRLEFASVSANEAFARVAVASFISQLDPTLEELTDIKTVVSEAVTNAIIHGYGSNPGKTVVIETAIADNRVEIAIQDHGVGIENVDEARQPLYTSKPELERSGMGFTIMENFMDSCEIMSAPNAGTTVKLVKYLQASPLLKR
- the sigF gene encoding RNA polymerase sporulation sigma factor SigF; this translates as MDTDVRNARHPYLSDEEVKRLIKQSQVGDGEARERLIHHNIRLVWSVVQRFINRGYEADDLFQIGCIGLLKAVDKFDLSYDVKFSTYAVPMIIGEIQRFLRDDGAIKVSRSLKETANRIRKTKDELSKKLGRLPTISEIAEAMEIAPEEVVFAQEANRAPSSIHEKVYENDGDPITLMDQIADEQGGGWFDKVVLREAIARLNEREKLIVYLRYYKDQTQAEVAERLGISQVQVSRLEKKILLQMRDHMEA
- a CDS encoding stage V sporulation protein AA: MSQSQEKVYIRLKKRQTVTAGETVTLGDIANVLALEEQQGLRELPLLRVPSGEHFIVVDALDVIAQILRVHPALHVEAVGATDTILEVKKKRYVPSYAALVAVWLLLFVGSGLAIMNFHADVSMLDVHRRLYYLLTGEQSARPLILQIPYSVGVGIGMIVFFNRLFKRRFNEEPSPLEVEMFLYQESIDQYVVQREREQGQGSESQEQGGRGI
- a CDS encoding stage V sporulation protein AB, whose amino-acid sequence is MTVVLIFIGLAGGIAVGSAFVALLTVLDIVPRLHQLTCTTRHVGWSEQAIAVGAVFWTCADFFDWQWTIPAAGLVLVGLLAGCFVGMLAAALTEVLNVLPILSKRLAMERWLFYLLMAMVLGKVCGSLLQWLLVE
- the lysA gene encoding diaminopimelate decarboxylase, which produces MKLHGTSHINEKGHLTIGGCDTVELAAQFGTPLYVLDEQLIRERCRAYVAAFRQANVDFQVAYASKAMSTLAICRLIEEEGLALDVVSDGELYTALQAGFPPERIHFHGNNKSLAELTMALDANIGGIVVDNFTELHMLRTLASERQQHVHILLRLSPGVEAHTHAYIQTGQEDSKFGFDLASGQAAKAVEICQRSPEISLLGFHSHIGSQIFDVQGYRMTIRKLAQFSQECYESYGHVSEVVNIGGGFGIHYCEGDKPLTAERYIEAIVAEVRASFTHQPLPAIWIEPGRSIVGEAGTTLYRVGTEKRIPGIRHYVAVDGGMADNPRPALYQAKYAALVANKAGKPATQTVSIAGKCCESGDMLIWDVALPDLAQGDVLAVLSTGAYNYSMASNYNRLRRPAAVLVNDGNADVIVQRETFADLTRHDVIPARLQKPTTVSPEVADIK
- a CDS encoding segregation and condensation protein A, with the translated sequence MQIELKLEAFEGPLDLLLYLIERAEIDVFDIPISAVTEQYMEVLTEMQRLELEVASEFLVMAATLLAMKSRMLLPQPEPDPLSDLYDEEEELIDPREQLIMRLIEYKRFKMLAEKLKARGSERAQVFSRLPADLGRFMPPEEPPRVQDVSVYQLIDAFQTVLQKTKPAQPRVRSVQREELSIQEQIDALRAQLQQNEQLFFSELFEEMPTREAVIVTFLALLELMKKREVTCWQDGRFAEIVISAYAK
- the scpB gene encoding SMC-Scp complex subunit ScpB: MDDTELKAVLEGLLFIAGDEGLTVKQLANVLEMTKEEAKDLADDLQADYERQRRGLKIAVVAGAYQLTTRPEHAPYFTAFAVSPNASTLSQAALETLAIVAYKQPITRAEIEDIRGVKSERPLHTLSAKRLIKEVGRAEGIGRPILYGTTEEFLTSFGLQSLEALPPLDETVDREDVEAEHEELFAKLAPPSREE
- a CDS encoding class I SAM-dependent methyltransferase, whose translation is MEKTTGTLVDKMLFLKKFFVSPKKIGSITPSSLYLARAMTERITWEESNCVIELGAGTGVFTSYLHEAKPDGCTVLVFEQDGEMRQRLQSEYANLHFCQNAEHIHAEMQAAGIRHADYILSGLPFANFPQSVRNKILDGVVQTLKPGGQFIAFQYSLQMKKQLKSRFANIDIKMVPLNIPPAFVYYCQN
- a CDS encoding DUF2953 domain-containing protein → MLVILHFLIIKVELTYERERKNDVFVLTVTTLGGLIKLRRNISLVDLELKDLSVELREQKRGASPSDQPTKKRLTVAEIVQRYKRWQQWVSRITGLYAIAQAFLKKVRCKKLVWHTTIGTEDAAVTGALTGMIWGLQTAAASFGCHSLRMETEPQIAVSPNFSLPAFEVHFCCILQFRLGQAIFAGTRIFLHLKKSGRSEQKWRNTPSKA
- the ytfJ gene encoding GerW family sporulation protein; translation: MAEHPIQSLMKTSMENIKEMIDVNTIVGDPVETPDGSVILPVSKVGFGFAAGGSEFPPPERNKGAGDSLDSEQKLPFGGGSGGGVSITPIAFLIVNAQGVKVLSLDHATHLYDRLLDMAPTVVEKIQHMAKGKRGQAGQMGSAGQNCRPNEFGAN